In Herpetosiphon gulosus, the DNA window CCATTGCAAACCAAAGGGCGAGGAGATTTTACCGTCAAACGTTCACGATCCAAGTGTTGACAAGTTGAGGTGCTGAAACGCAGTTCCCAATCGGTTCACCAGCTACCAGTTGGATGATCGACCTTTTGGCGATTAATCACTTACCCTTGTAGCTCACTTGGAGCAGTTGCCAGTATTGTACTATGCCCATGAGGCGAACGCAATAGAACCAACATCCGATTGTAATTGTTGGGGATTGGGGATCAGGGGTTAGGGGTCGGGGGTCAGGGATCAGAATTTAACCGAGCAGGCTATTGGCTGAATCGTTGGGTAATGCACAAACAATGAGTTGAGAACTCATTCGTGCTCTTCGTGCTCTTCGTGGATCAAACGTTAACCCAGAGGTACAAATTGCGGCTAAAAAGCTGAGATTCTGATTCCCTGACCTCTAGCCCCTGAATCCTGACCCCTAGCCCCTCATACTCCCTATTGACAACTGCCTAATTCATGTTTATACTTTGTGTCATAATAACACTATTAGGAGCAGCTATGACAGAAACTGCTGAAAATTACGATGCAACAAAATATGAGCGGCCTTCTGTAACGGTCGATGTGGTGATATTTGGCTTGCGCAGTGGCCGGTTGCATGTGCTGATGGTGCAGCGCAAACACTGGCCCTACGCCGAACATTGGGCCATCCCAGGTGGCTTCGTCAATATGGATGAATCGTTGGAAATGGCTGCTCGGCGCGAGTTGGAGGAAGAAACGGGCGTTCACGATGTGTATATGGAACAGCTGTATACCTTCGGCGATCCTGGGCGCGACCCACGAACCCGCGTAATTAGTGTGGCCTATTTTGCCTTAATTCGTACCGAAGAGCAAGCCTTGCAAGTTTCCGACGAATCGAATGATGTTTGTTGGTTTCCGGTCGATGAGCTGCCCAAGGATTTAGCCTTCGATCACGAAAAGATTTTGCGTTTTGCGATTGATCGCTTACGCTCAAAGCTTGAATACACCACTTTGG includes these proteins:
- a CDS encoding NUDIX domain-containing protein, whose protein sequence is MTETAENYDATKYERPSVTVDVVIFGLRSGRLHVLMVQRKHWPYAEHWAIPGGFVNMDESLEMAARRELEEETGVHDVYMEQLYTFGDPGRDPRTRVISVAYFALIRTEEQALQVSDESNDVCWFPVDELPKDLAFDHEKILRFAIDRLRSKLEYTTLAFQLLPKEFSLPKLKRIYEEILGEQLDKANFYRKLRDSDLLEDTGKLLNSRGRPARLYRFRDSRIEGDFVFRYREAKKKDEG